A single Geoanaerobacter pelophilus DNA region contains:
- a CDS encoding HD-GYP domain-containing protein, translated as MSEPFGHLVEGVCISMIENLHKWLITRLVLAWIVLSLLIGVLVNYFGNARLDNHVVNMAKTETASYRDAIVSYLKSPSQQSLAELNRRIQVEIEQDNLIAVEFYDAGSRKIAEAIKPSAREVEKKLPKHGTDFADKDGIICKKLMLDSDTYLRVFVPIMNGGGAKIGYLEGIYHAPRETISQIKQQIFWSLILVVLVIFATSLVLYPLIIRLNKRLLDYSRNLALTNIGMLKVLGSAIAKRDSDTNIHNYRVTLYSVRIGEKLGLANNQMKGLIKGAFLHDLGKIAISDAILLKPGKLTDEEFEVMKTHVRHGEDIIRNYDWLQDALDVVGGHHEKYDGSGYPNSLAQSNIPLNARIFAVADVFDALTSRRPYKEPFGYDVALEILRQSVGSHFDPDVARLFLDHAADMHAEICTDNEPLLHQKLELCIDQYFQ; from the coding sequence ATGTCCGAGCCGTTCGGACATCTGGTGGAAGGAGTCTGCATTTCAATGATCGAAAACCTGCACAAATGGCTGATCACCAGGTTGGTACTCGCCTGGATCGTCCTGTCACTGTTGATCGGAGTTTTGGTTAATTATTTCGGCAATGCCCGTTTGGACAACCATGTTGTAAACATGGCCAAAACCGAAACCGCAAGTTACCGGGATGCGATAGTCTCCTACCTGAAATCACCTTCTCAGCAGTCCCTTGCCGAGCTAAACCGCAGAATCCAGGTTGAGATCGAACAGGACAACCTGATTGCCGTTGAATTCTATGATGCCGGTTCCCGGAAAATCGCCGAAGCAATCAAACCTTCTGCCCGAGAGGTGGAAAAAAAGCTCCCCAAGCACGGCACCGATTTTGCCGATAAAGACGGCATTATCTGCAAAAAACTGATGTTGGACAGCGACACCTATCTGCGGGTGTTTGTCCCCATAATGAATGGGGGCGGAGCCAAGATCGGTTACCTGGAAGGGATCTACCATGCGCCACGCGAAACCATTTCGCAGATCAAGCAGCAGATTTTCTGGTCGCTGATCCTGGTCGTACTGGTCATTTTCGCGACCAGCCTAGTGCTGTATCCCCTCATCATCCGCCTCAACAAGCGGCTCCTCGACTACTCGCGCAATCTCGCACTCACAAACATCGGCATGCTGAAGGTCCTGGGAAGCGCCATTGCCAAGCGCGACAGCGATACCAATATCCATAACTACCGGGTAACCCTCTACTCGGTGCGGATCGGCGAAAAACTGGGGCTTGCTAATAACCAGATGAAGGGGCTGATCAAAGGGGCCTTTCTCCATGATCTGGGAAAGATCGCCATCAGCGATGCGATCCTGCTTAAACCTGGCAAGCTTACTGACGAAGAATTTGAGGTCATGAAGACCCATGTCCGCCATGGCGAGGATATCATCCGCAACTACGACTGGCTGCAGGATGCGCTCGACGTGGTTGGCGGCCACCACGAAAAATACGATGGCAGCGGTTACCCAAACAGCCTGGCTCAGAGTAACATCCCGCTCAATGCCCGGATATTCGCCGTGGCAGATGTGTTTGATGCCCTGACCTCCAGACGACCATACAAAGAACCATTCGGTTACGATGTTGCGCTTGAGATCCTGCGACAATCCGTTGGCAGTCACTTTGACCCGGACGTCGCCCGGCTCTTCCTTGACCATGCCGCCGACATGCACGCCGAAATCTGCACTGACAATGAGCCGTTGTTGCACCAAAAGCTGGAACTGTGCATAGATCAGTATTTTCAATAG
- a CDS encoding HAMP domain-containing methyl-accepting chemotaxis protein, translating into MNFSIKTKILIILLVGCISVVVAGVLGLVGMKASNRQIETLYKKNMASVIQLSQIRGLMRDNRIQLLLSLQHDPKSPDIVKLHDHALPFHTDQVMKNIEEITAVWKEYTIGPMSGEEKKLADEFAEKRGRFVKEGLLPVREAILAGRFDEGVALTLTKINPLFKDANEVVQKLYDHENMLAKKSHEEAVRNYRSTMILVIAAIAGSILVSLLLGIMIIRSIAEASSALIVASEAMANGDLTQRIRLESSDELGTIGRSFNVMAESFADALTKVADGSTQVAVAANQVQSTAERIATGAEKVAAQSVSVATAGEEMAATSGDIAQNCQLAVDGSDLATQIARKGFEVVKQTIDGIKFRGGKTRENAEIVASLGARSDQIGAIVATIEDIADQTNLLALNAAIEAARAGEQGRGFAVVADEVRALAERTTKATKEISEMIKAIQSETKLAIASMEEGVKGTEQGATDAAQLETSLNEILEQISAVSMQINQIATAAEEQTATTSEISSNMHQITDVVQQTSQGAQESATAASQLNRNAEELQRLVKQFKL; encoded by the coding sequence ATGAATTTCAGCATAAAGACTAAAATCTTGATTATTTTGCTGGTGGGATGTATTTCGGTCGTTGTTGCCGGCGTTCTGGGTTTGGTCGGCATGAAGGCCAGTAACAGGCAGATCGAAACGCTCTACAAGAAGAATATGGCAAGTGTCATCCAGCTGAGCCAGATCAGGGGGTTGATGCGCGACAACCGCATCCAGCTGCTGCTGTCGCTGCAGCATGATCCAAAAAGTCCGGATATCGTAAAGCTGCACGATCATGCCCTTCCTTTTCATACCGATCAGGTGATGAAGAATATTGAAGAGATCACGGCAGTCTGGAAAGAGTACACCATCGGCCCGATGAGTGGCGAAGAGAAGAAACTGGCCGATGAATTTGCCGAAAAACGGGGGCGCTTTGTCAAGGAAGGGTTGCTGCCAGTCCGCGAGGCGATCCTGGCCGGTCGGTTCGATGAGGGGGTGGCGCTGACCCTGACCAAGATCAACCCGCTGTTCAAGGACGCCAATGAAGTGGTGCAAAAGCTGTATGATCACGAAAACATGCTTGCCAAAAAATCTCACGAGGAAGCTGTCAGGAATTACCGATCCACCATGATCCTGGTCATTGCTGCCATTGCCGGCTCGATACTGGTGTCATTGCTGCTGGGGATCATGATAATTCGCTCCATTGCCGAAGCATCATCGGCATTGATCGTTGCCAGCGAAGCCATGGCCAATGGCGATCTGACGCAGCGCATTCGTTTAGAAAGCAGTGATGAACTGGGCACTATCGGCAGATCGTTCAACGTGATGGCAGAATCTTTTGCTGACGCACTCACAAAGGTGGCGGATGGTTCGACGCAGGTGGCAGTGGCCGCCAACCAGGTCCAAAGCACTGCCGAACGGATCGCCACCGGTGCGGAAAAAGTAGCTGCCCAGTCGGTTTCGGTTGCCACTGCCGGAGAAGAGATGGCCGCCACATCCGGCGATATCGCCCAGAACTGCCAGCTTGCCGTAGACGGCTCTGATTTGGCAACCCAGATTGCCCGGAAAGGGTTTGAAGTAGTCAAGCAGACGATTGACGGCATCAAGTTTCGCGGAGGCAAGACGCGAGAAAATGCCGAGATTGTGGCGTCGCTCGGTGCCCGCTCCGACCAGATCGGCGCCATAGTGGCCACCATCGAGGATATTGCCGACCAGACCAACCTGCTGGCGCTGAATGCCGCCATTGAAGCTGCCCGCGCCGGAGAGCAGGGGAGAGGTTTTGCAGTGGTCGCCGATGAGGTTCGTGCCCTGGCGGAGCGGACCACCAAGGCCACCAAGGAGATCAGCGAAATGATCAAGGCGATCCAGTCGGAGACTAAGCTGGCGATCGCTTCGATGGAGGAAGGGGTCAAAGGGACCGAGCAGGGGGCAACCGATGCGGCTCAGTTAGAGACATCGCTCAATGAGATTCTGGAACAGATCAGTGCGGTATCGATGCAGATCAACCAGATCGCCACTGCTGCAGAAGAGCAGACTGCCACGACCAGCGAGATTTCCAGCAATATGCACCAGATTACCGATGTGGTGCAGCAGACTTCACAAGGCGCTCAGGAATCGGCAACTGCAGCGTCACAGCTGAACCGTAATGCCGAGGAGTTGCAGCGGCTGGTAAAGCAGTTCAAATTGTAA
- a CDS encoding MBL fold metallo-hydrolase: protein MKKMIMLALTVATLLFTQTAFAELTKIADNVYSYIGSKEASPTNSFAANAGIVIGKDGVLVVDTLISAKEGERFLSDIRKVTNKPIKYVVNTHTHLDHALGNCVFARLGASVISHTADRKLMERVGADTLKNIGNYGLKPEDMIGTEIALPSLYFSDRLTIDLGDETVELIRTAPSHTEGSVVVSVPAKKLIFSGDILFTDFHPFLADGDFSGWAKTLDTLLAMDVEKIIPGHGPLSGKKDLKEMKEYLALFDSKARELAASSQDADAIAAELKQILPKRSLAEWMIAYNVKSRYLGKK, encoded by the coding sequence ATGAAGAAAATGATCATGCTGGCGTTGACCGTCGCCACACTGCTGTTCACCCAAACCGCTTTTGCCGAACTGACGAAAATCGCGGACAACGTCTACTCCTACATCGGCAGCAAGGAAGCGTCACCTACCAACAGTTTTGCCGCCAACGCCGGGATCGTCATCGGCAAGGACGGCGTGCTGGTGGTGGATACCCTGATTTCGGCCAAGGAAGGGGAGCGGTTCCTGTCAGACATCCGCAAGGTAACCAATAAGCCGATCAAGTACGTGGTCAATACCCACACACATCTGGACCACGCCCTCGGCAACTGTGTTTTTGCCAGGCTCGGGGCGTCCGTCATCTCCCACACCGCAGACCGCAAGCTCATGGAGCGGGTCGGCGCCGACACCCTCAAGAACATCGGCAACTACGGCCTGAAGCCGGAGGATATGATCGGCACCGAAATCGCCCTGCCGTCGCTCTATTTCAGCGACCGGCTGACCATCGATCTGGGTGACGAGACCGTGGAACTGATCCGCACGGCGCCGTCTCACACCGAAGGGAGCGTGGTTGTTTCCGTGCCGGCCAAGAAACTAATCTTCAGCGGCGACATCCTCTTCACCGATTTTCACCCCTTCCTGGCTGATGGTGACTTCAGCGGCTGGGCCAAAACCCTGGACACGCTGCTGGCCATGGACGTCGAGAAGATCATCCCTGGTCACGGCCCGCTCTCCGGCAAGAAAGATCTGAAAGAGATGAAGGAGTATCTGGCGCTGTTCGACAGCAAAGCGCGGGAACTGGCCGCCAGTTCGCAGGATGCCGACGCTATTGCAGCTGAGCTGAAGCAGATCCTGCCCAAGCGAAGCTTGGCCGAGTGGATGATTGCCTACAATGTGAAGAGCCGGTATCTGGGCAAGAAATAG
- a CDS encoding PAS domain-containing protein, whose translation MIIVAVTALILVLVGFSIWKSLAEYRLTITGSEQQTRGYANALKEHADRTLNEADAVLQYVIEQVEEHGGVSQQRGTNLKRLLGSHKHTSPQIASIILVNRQGLLFAHSLDTPVAQADVSDRDYFIHHRDNPVDGSPFLSKPFKSRISGKWRITLSRSILNGKGEFAGVGAVALDLDYFRRFYESLELGDNGKIVMVRKDGVLLLAVPYKESDFASDFKKSHLVRTHLPRSPKGTFHIPRGKALLESSARIVSYDSLDDFPIVAMANMDKDEVLSQWQQDTFIQAVLVALVSVALSLLALSLLRQLKRIEAAYRVQQEQQKEISQSAEAWQSTFNAVENAIWVMDINLHVLRANKATEKIFGKLRDEVIGHKCCEVAHNATLHISGCPFQKMLDTGHRASMQIVHNERWYETTVDPIRNEFGEITGAVHIVSDITDIKEAEEQALESETRMRGLLSAIPDAIFFKDAAGRWLHANNAGRELFNLQQVDYFGKTDLELAEIVPERKDALLSCRQSDQVAWEQQCPMHLEEVITGPDGRELILATSKIPLYKADSSRHGMVVLERDITEQREMEMQLRQAQKMEAIGHLAGGIAHDFNNLLTPILGYAEMVAARLQPGDPLVAKVAGISAAAHKAKDLTQQLLSFGRRQAVATKVFDLNEVIESFYIVLRRTIRESISIKLALDPAGAFVAADRSQMEQVILNLTVNAQDALSGKGIIAIETCKVFMDGENVRLHPGMTDGDYILLAFHDTGCGMNSDVLAHIFEPFFTTKAAGHGTGLGLATVYGIVKQHHGHISVTSREHEGTTFRIYLPAAAEVPLVEAQAPVLAPAKAHDEKTILVVEDNEMVRDMVREMLEGYGYQVLTAADGNRAVEVAFNNRDRIDLLVSDIVMPVMSGPELYEQLLVQIPSLRVVYISGYPMNPSIRSDTLEEEVNYLQKPFTAEALLERVRTVL comes from the coding sequence GGGTCGGAACAGCAGACACGTGGCTATGCCAACGCGCTTAAAGAGCATGCCGACCGGACGCTCAACGAAGCTGATGCCGTTCTGCAGTATGTCATTGAACAGGTAGAAGAGCATGGAGGTGTCTCTCAACAGCGAGGCACAAATCTGAAGCGACTGCTGGGTTCCCATAAACACACCAGCCCGCAAATTGCCTCGATTATCCTGGTTAATCGGCAAGGCTTGCTCTTTGCCCATTCCCTTGACACGCCTGTCGCCCAAGCCGATGTGTCGGATCGTGACTATTTTATCCACCATCGTGACAATCCCGTCGATGGTTCTCCCTTCCTTTCGAAGCCGTTCAAAAGCCGGATAAGCGGTAAATGGCGCATCACCCTTTCTCGATCAATTCTGAATGGCAAAGGGGAGTTCGCCGGGGTGGGGGCAGTGGCCCTTGACCTCGACTATTTCCGCAGGTTTTATGAATCACTGGAGCTGGGGGACAACGGCAAGATCGTCATGGTACGCAAGGACGGTGTTCTGCTCCTGGCGGTGCCATACAAGGAGTCGGATTTCGCAAGCGACTTCAAGAAATCTCACCTGGTCCGTACCCATCTTCCCCGTTCGCCAAAAGGCACTTTCCACATTCCCAGAGGCAAGGCGCTTTTGGAGTCGAGTGCCCGGATCGTTTCCTATGATTCGCTGGATGATTTTCCGATAGTTGCCATGGCAAATATGGATAAAGACGAGGTGCTTTCACAATGGCAGCAGGATACTTTCATCCAGGCAGTGCTTGTCGCGCTGGTCTCTGTGGCCCTGAGCCTGCTGGCACTCAGTCTGCTGCGTCAGTTGAAGCGAATTGAAGCTGCTTATCGTGTTCAGCAGGAACAACAGAAAGAAATTTCACAGTCTGCCGAGGCTTGGCAATCGACCTTCAATGCTGTGGAGAATGCCATCTGGGTCATGGACATTAACCTCCATGTGCTTCGTGCCAACAAAGCCACCGAGAAGATTTTCGGCAAACTGAGAGACGAGGTGATTGGTCACAAGTGTTGTGAAGTCGCCCATAACGCCACATTGCATATTTCAGGCTGTCCCTTTCAGAAGATGCTGGACACCGGTCATCGTGCCTCAATGCAGATCGTGCATAATGAACGCTGGTATGAAACTACGGTTGACCCGATCAGAAATGAGTTCGGCGAGATAACCGGCGCGGTGCATATTGTCTCCGACATAACCGACATTAAGGAAGCTGAGGAGCAGGCGCTCGAAAGCGAGACGCGCATGCGTGGCCTGCTTTCGGCCATTCCGGATGCGATCTTCTTTAAAGACGCTGCCGGCAGGTGGTTGCATGCCAATAACGCGGGGAGAGAGCTGTTCAACCTGCAGCAGGTGGATTATTTCGGGAAAACCGACCTTGAACTGGCTGAGATCGTGCCTGAAAGGAAGGATGCACTGCTTTCCTGCCGGCAATCGGACCAAGTAGCATGGGAGCAGCAATGCCCGATGCATCTGGAAGAGGTGATCACCGGACCGGATGGTCGAGAACTAATCCTTGCGACCAGTAAAATCCCCCTTTACAAGGCTGACAGCAGCCGCCACGGTATGGTTGTTCTGGAACGCGACATTACCGAGCAGCGCGAGATGGAGATGCAACTCCGCCAGGCCCAGAAGATGGAAGCCATTGGCCATCTGGCCGGTGGCATCGCCCATGACTTCAATAATCTGCTGACGCCGATCCTTGGTTATGCCGAGATGGTTGCCGCCCGGTTGCAACCTGGCGACCCGCTGGTCGCAAAGGTGGCAGGGATCAGCGCGGCCGCGCACAAGGCCAAAGACCTCACCCAGCAGCTCTTGAGCTTCGGCCGCCGACAGGCAGTTGCCACCAAGGTTTTTGACCTTAACGAGGTCATTGAATCGTTTTATATCGTGCTGCGCAGAACCATTCGGGAAAGCATCAGCATCAAGCTGGCCCTTGATCCGGCAGGGGCGTTTGTTGCGGCGGATCGTTCCCAGATGGAGCAGGTGATTCTCAATCTTACTGTCAATGCCCAGGATGCCTTGAGTGGCAAAGGCATTATAGCCATTGAGACCTGCAAGGTGTTCATGGATGGCGAAAACGTAAGGCTGCACCCGGGGATGACTGACGGAGACTATATCCTGCTGGCGTTCCACGATACCGGTTGCGGTATGAACAGCGATGTGCTCGCTCATATTTTTGAGCCGTTTTTCACCACCAAGGCTGCAGGGCATGGCACCGGGCTGGGGCTGGCAACGGTCTACGGTATCGTCAAACAGCACCATGGCCATATAAGCGTCACCAGTCGCGAACATGAAGGGACGACATTTCGTATCTATCTGCCGGCAGCTGCTGAAGTGCCCCTGGTCGAGGCACAGGCGCCGGTGCTTGCTCCTGCCAAGGCTCATGATGAAAAAACCATTCTGGTGGTTGAAGATAATGAGATGGTCCGGGATATGGTCCGGGAGATGCTGGAAGGGTACGGTTATCAGGTGCTGACAGCCGCAGACGGTAATCGTGCCGTGGAAGTTGCCTTTAACAACCGGGACAGAATTGATCTGCTGGTTTCGGATATCGTCATGCCGGTCATGAGCGGGCCGGAGCTTTACGAGCAGCTGCTGGTCCAGATCCCTTCATTGCGGGTCGTCTATATCTCCGGTTACCCGATGAACCCCAGCATTCGCAGCGATACCCTTGAGGAAGAGGTCAACTACCTGCAGAAACCGTTTACTGCCGAGGCGTTGCTGGAAAGAGTCAGAACTGTGCTGTGA
- a CDS encoding DNA-3-methyladenine glycosylase I has protein sequence MPPTRCAWVGSDPLYQSYHDQEWGVPVHDDRLLFEFLTLEGAQAGLSWITILRKREAYRAAFAGFDPAVVARFDEAKTAELMANSGIVRNRLKIASTITNARAFLKVQEEFGSFDAYQWRFVDGAPIQNAWQSIKEVPASTPLSDAMSRDLKQRGFRFVGSTICYAHMQGIGMVNDHTCDCFRWRELGGG, from the coding sequence ATGCCCCCAACCCGCTGTGCCTGGGTCGGCAGCGACCCGCTTTACCAGTCATACCATGATCAGGAATGGGGAGTGCCGGTCCATGACGACCGGCTGCTGTTCGAGTTTCTGACTCTGGAAGGGGCCCAGGCAGGGCTTTCCTGGATCACCATTCTGCGCAAGCGCGAGGCTTACCGCGCGGCCTTTGCCGGGTTTGACCCAGCTGTAGTGGCCCGCTTTGACGAGGCAAAGACCGCGGAACTCATGGCCAACTCAGGCATCGTCCGCAACCGGTTGAAGATTGCCTCGACCATTACCAATGCCCGCGCCTTTCTGAAGGTGCAGGAGGAATTCGGTTCCTTCGATGCCTACCAATGGCGCTTCGTAGACGGCGCGCCGATCCAGAACGCTTGGCAGAGCATAAAGGAAGTCCCGGCCAGCACTCCTTTATCGGATGCCATGAGCCGGGACCTGAAACAACGCGGCTTTCGCTTTGTCGGCAGCACCATCTGCTACGCCCATATGCAGGGAATCGGCATGGTCAATGATCACACCTGCGACTGCTTCCGCTGGCGAGAGCTTGGCGGTGGGTAG